The following proteins come from a genomic window of Pseudomonas syringae:
- a CDS encoding S8 family peptidase, with protein sequence MANAPIQVILNADGYRKDRETKRPNSAGTDFFEGESGAFATHKKSLQQQLALISAQILERTRIEKYGSSAFIKVSMRPDALAKSHRPTTAIFRSDKAPEVGVDGLGELICEVNEQSLKWVQSAIEKAELTVRQKVNNKTNLLEDAPTRYRCEVSAIGKIDTWEKSDRRNFEIPVAIEWLSDPRSGHVYHVELFRKLTSSEGFLSDTLSQSLLNELRELPPGIIVSIPKRFTRDDTVIEIKVTNGSSTTKFNRAREQKTIDQHIEYSKNPDIHKKLLKVLESHPLVKRVHLPNLLITSPSTTTLHTGKHSFLPPNPGQNYPKVGIIDGGVSTKLDDWIVKRWGILDPTHQQHDHGTFIGGLLVNGKQLNPNMEIDPDGCMLVDIDVFPNSAIPGVFTQYYPNGTSDFFDEIEEAVRVCVEDHGVRIFNISLNAVSPVHLERYSLDAQRLDQIADDYDVIFVISAGNLTASTMRPEWPADHTKAAAILASFRNDQIYVPAESIRNISVAALNPGNHSGSIVDMPARYSRRGPGLRTGVKPDISHYGGSGSICPTAGHGLASVMPSGDVITGCGTSYAAPLAAKMLASLESSIEGDVSRETLTALAIHNSRISDTLRKKEFQGAAQQLVGFGKPPAASDAMLNGDHEITLLFSSRLIPGKALEFKFAWPNSLVQPGGKCQGDVKLTLVSSPPLDHKYGAEFVRVNIEAALQQEQPNGGFKSGLEPTYVFFSKDDKVTEAELIEHKFKWSPVKVFGTSMPKGRGKSSNWRLMINYLTRSGEILPPEGVPFSILLTISDPSRSKPIFQEMRNSLQLSGAKIADIHTAARVTPKV encoded by the coding sequence ATGGCGAACGCACCAATTCAAGTTATTCTGAATGCCGATGGATATCGAAAAGATAGGGAAACCAAGCGACCTAACAGCGCCGGAACTGACTTTTTCGAAGGTGAGAGCGGTGCGTTTGCCACCCACAAGAAGAGTCTACAGCAACAGCTAGCATTGATCAGTGCCCAGATATTAGAGCGTACAAGAATAGAAAAGTATGGTTCTTCAGCGTTCATAAAAGTCTCGATGAGGCCGGACGCATTAGCTAAATCGCACCGTCCGACCACTGCTATTTTTAGAAGTGACAAAGCACCTGAGGTCGGTGTTGACGGCTTGGGCGAATTGATTTGTGAGGTCAACGAGCAGTCACTTAAATGGGTTCAGAGTGCTATCGAAAAAGCGGAATTGACTGTAAGACAGAAAGTTAATAATAAAACAAACCTCTTGGAAGATGCTCCAACGCGTTATAGGTGCGAAGTCAGTGCTATCGGAAAAATAGATACATGGGAAAAAAGTGATAGACGTAATTTTGAAATCCCTGTAGCGATAGAATGGTTGTCAGACCCCAGAAGCGGGCACGTCTATCATGTTGAACTTTTCAGAAAACTGACTAGCAGCGAGGGTTTTTTGAGCGACACTCTCAGCCAGAGTCTTCTCAACGAGCTACGAGAACTCCCACCCGGTATTATTGTAAGCATCCCGAAACGCTTTACACGTGACGACACTGTTATTGAAATAAAAGTCACCAATGGTTCGTCCACAACAAAATTTAATCGGGCACGCGAACAAAAAACTATCGATCAGCATATCGAATACAGCAAGAACCCCGATATCCACAAGAAGTTACTGAAAGTTTTAGAATCACATCCGCTAGTGAAACGTGTACACCTACCTAATCTACTAATAACTTCACCATCTACTACCACTCTTCATACTGGGAAACACTCTTTCTTACCGCCCAACCCTGGTCAGAATTACCCAAAAGTCGGCATTATTGACGGCGGAGTGTCTACTAAACTTGATGACTGGATAGTGAAGCGCTGGGGTATTCTCGACCCTACTCACCAACAGCATGATCATGGCACGTTTATTGGCGGTCTTTTGGTCAACGGGAAACAGCTTAACCCAAACATGGAGATCGATCCGGACGGATGCATGCTTGTAGACATAGACGTCTTTCCCAACTCCGCAATTCCGGGCGTTTTCACGCAATACTACCCCAATGGGACAAGTGATTTTTTTGACGAAATTGAAGAAGCAGTACGCGTCTGCGTAGAGGACCACGGAGTAAGAATTTTCAACATCAGCTTGAATGCTGTAAGTCCTGTGCATTTAGAGCGCTATAGCTTGGATGCACAACGACTCGATCAAATAGCTGATGATTACGATGTAATTTTCGTGATCTCTGCAGGTAATTTAACTGCGTCTACAATGCGACCTGAATGGCCAGCTGATCACACTAAAGCCGCCGCCATTCTAGCATCGTTCCGTAATGATCAAATTTATGTTCCGGCGGAGTCCATTAGGAATATCTCCGTGGCAGCACTCAACCCGGGCAATCATTCCGGCAGTATCGTCGACATGCCAGCCCGATATAGTCGAAGAGGGCCAGGTCTTAGGACAGGAGTAAAGCCTGACATCAGTCACTACGGGGGTTCAGGATCCATATGCCCGACTGCAGGGCACGGTTTAGCCTCAGTTATGCCCAGCGGTGACGTGATCACTGGATGCGGCACCAGTTATGCCGCCCCTCTGGCAGCAAAAATGCTAGCGAGTTTAGAGTCTAGCATCGAAGGGGATGTGTCGCGGGAGACTCTCACAGCGCTGGCCATTCACAACTCAAGAATCTCCGACACTTTGAGAAAAAAAGAATTCCAAGGTGCTGCTCAACAACTAGTTGGATTTGGCAAGCCTCCTGCGGCGTCGGATGCTATGTTAAATGGTGACCATGAGATCACTCTGCTGTTTTCGAGTCGACTAATACCAGGGAAGGCTTTGGAGTTCAAATTTGCTTGGCCAAACTCACTCGTGCAGCCCGGAGGAAAATGCCAGGGTGATGTAAAATTGACATTGGTGTCGTCCCCGCCGCTGGATCATAAATATGGTGCGGAGTTTGTAAGAGTCAACATTGAAGCCGCTCTTCAGCAGGAACAACCGAACGGTGGATTCAAAAGCGGCTTGGAACCAACTTATGTTTTTTTCAGCAAAGATGACAAAGTTACCGAGGCCGAACTCATCGAGCACAAATTCAAGTGGTCCCCGGTTAAAGTGTTCGGCACAAGCATGCCGAAAGGGAGAGGCAAGAGCTCCAACTGGAGATTGATGATTAACTATCTTACGCGCTCGGGTGAAATCCTGCCTCCTGAAGGCGTTCCATTTTCGATTTTGCTCACCATTTCAGACCCGAGTAGGTCCAAGCCTATTTTTCAAGAGATGCGTAATAGCTTGCAGCTATCTGGTGCAAAAATAGCGGACATTCACACTGCTGCTCGTGTAACACCCAAAGTGTAA
- a CDS encoding ShlB/FhaC/HecB family hemolysin secretion/activation protein, whose translation MTRLSSLNAKYFALAALAVWTLFVAAAAQAAGPEEELLRQQERERALRDQLESRPDVRLQAPTLDEGGSRLPAKEAPCFAINDIRLIGEASEKFQWALKAANPKDDPAVGRCLGGAGINMTMKRMQNAIIEAGYVTTRVLAEAQDLNSGILVLTIVPGRIREIRFAEGTSRRANLWNAMPANPGDLLNLRDIEQALENFKRVPTAEADIQITPARAADAKPGESDVVIKWSQQLPARVSLSVDNSGSKTTGKYQGNVSLSLDNLLSLNDLFYASFNHDLGGGESGRRGSDGNTFHYSLPFGYWQLAFTTSEYNYEQSVAGATQTYEYRGESRNNDLRLSRLLYRDAVRKTTAWGGLWTRSSENFIDDTEIGNQDRRMAGWQFGLDHREFIGASILDLGVAYRRGTGAHDSLQAPEEPSGAGTSRSQIITADAQLQVPFTLSDQRLRYIGGWRSQWNRTPLVPQDRFSIGGRYSVRGFDGENILSADRGWTLRNEIGLALGQTGQELYTGVDYGEVSGQASEFLIGKRLAGAVVGVRGGYKGLSYDWSVGTPLKKPDGFETANVTSAFTVIWSF comes from the coding sequence ATGACCCGCTTGTCGTCATTGAATGCCAAATACTTCGCGCTGGCGGCGCTGGCAGTGTGGACGCTCTTTGTCGCTGCGGCGGCTCAGGCGGCCGGGCCTGAAGAGGAGTTACTGCGCCAGCAGGAGCGTGAACGAGCGCTGCGTGATCAACTGGAATCGCGGCCCGATGTGCGGCTTCAGGCCCCCACGCTGGACGAAGGCGGCTCTCGCCTCCCTGCAAAAGAAGCGCCCTGCTTTGCCATTAATGACATTCGCCTGATTGGCGAGGCCTCCGAGAAGTTTCAGTGGGCACTGAAGGCGGCCAACCCCAAGGATGATCCTGCCGTCGGCCGCTGCCTGGGTGGCGCGGGCATCAACATGACGATGAAGCGCATGCAGAATGCGATCATCGAGGCAGGCTACGTCACCACTCGTGTTCTCGCCGAAGCTCAGGATTTGAACAGCGGAATTCTGGTGCTGACCATCGTGCCGGGGCGTATTCGCGAGATTCGTTTTGCGGAAGGCACCAGCCGTCGCGCCAACCTGTGGAATGCGATGCCCGCCAACCCCGGTGATCTGCTCAACCTGCGCGACATCGAGCAGGCGCTGGAAAACTTCAAGCGTGTGCCTACGGCCGAAGCCGATATCCAGATTACGCCTGCCCGGGCAGCGGATGCCAAACCTGGCGAAAGTGACGTCGTGATCAAGTGGAGCCAGCAGCTTCCGGCCCGCGTGAGCCTGTCTGTGGATAACTCGGGCAGCAAGACCACCGGCAAATATCAGGGCAACGTGTCGCTGTCGCTGGACAACCTGCTGTCGCTCAACGATCTGTTCTACGCCAGCTTCAACCACGACCTGGGCGGCGGCGAGTCCGGGCGACGTGGCTCGGATGGCAATACCTTCCACTATTCTCTGCCGTTCGGTTACTGGCAGTTGGCATTCACCACCAGTGAGTACAACTACGAGCAGTCCGTCGCGGGTGCCACCCAGACGTATGAGTATCGTGGCGAGAGCCGCAACAACGACCTGCGACTGTCGCGCCTGCTGTACCGCGATGCGGTGCGCAAGACCACGGCATGGGGCGGCCTGTGGACAAGGTCTTCGGAAAACTTCATCGATGACACCGAAATCGGCAACCAGGACCGGCGCATGGCGGGCTGGCAGTTCGGTCTCGATCATCGCGAATTCATCGGCGCGTCGATTCTCGATCTCGGCGTCGCCTATCGTCGCGGTACCGGCGCCCATGACTCGTTGCAGGCCCCTGAAGAACCGTCTGGCGCAGGCACGTCGCGCTCGCAGATCATCACCGCCGACGCGCAGTTGCAAGTGCCGTTCACCCTCAGCGACCAGCGACTGCGCTACATCGGCGGCTGGCGTTCGCAGTGGAACCGGACACCGTTGGTGCCGCAGGACCGCTTCTCGATTGGCGGGCGCTACAGCGTGCGCGGGTTCGACGGGGAAAACATCCTGTCTGCGGATCGCGGCTGGACACTGCGTAACGAAATCGGCCTTGCGCTGGGGCAGACAGGTCAGGAGCTGTACACCGGTGTCGATTACGGCGAAGTCAGCGGTCAGGCCAGCGAGTTTCTGATCGGCAAGCGTCTGGCCGGTGCCGTGGTCGGTGTGCGCGGCGGTTACAAGGGGCTGTCTTATGACTGGTCGGTGGGCACGCCGCTCAAGAAGCCGGATGGCTTCGAGACCGCCAACGTGACCAGCGCCTTTACCGTCATCTGGTCCTTCTGA
- a CDS encoding toxin-activating lysine-acyltransferase, translating into MRFETLDITAPGLIDEPWNEATVLGSVTWLWMHSKAHRDAPLHALPTLLLPALKHRQFVLGSENGKPVCYLSWLNLDEAAEQRYLQQSPLTLSEADWHSGERIWLNDWVAPFGHSAALSRVLHRQLFANKCGRALYHRGEERGLRIKTFQGIGVIPEQAKAWFAAHPVATAPSPNPL; encoded by the coding sequence ATGCGCTTCGAAACGCTAGACATCACTGCACCCGGCCTGATCGACGAGCCGTGGAACGAGGCAACAGTGCTCGGCTCGGTCACCTGGCTGTGGATGCATTCCAAAGCGCATCGCGATGCGCCGCTGCATGCCCTGCCGACACTGCTGCTGCCTGCGCTCAAGCATCGTCAGTTCGTGCTCGGCAGCGAAAACGGCAAACCGGTGTGCTACCTGTCCTGGCTCAACCTCGACGAAGCCGCCGAGCAGCGCTACCTGCAGCAGTCGCCGCTGACACTGAGCGAAGCCGACTGGCACAGCGGCGAGCGAATCTGGCTCAACGACTGGGTAGCACCGTTCGGGCACAGCGCAGCGCTGTCACGCGTGCTGCACCGCCAGTTGTTCGCCAACAAATGTGGGCGTGCGCTTTATCACCGCGGTGAAGAGCGCGGCCTGCGGATCAAGACATTCCAGGGCATCGGTGTGATCCCTGAACAGGCCAAGGCCTGGTTTGCGGCTCATCCGGTCGCCACCGCACCGTCACCTAACCCCTTATAA